In Gossypium raimondii isolate GPD5lz chromosome 12, ASM2569854v1, whole genome shotgun sequence, a single window of DNA contains:
- the LOC105765177 gene encoding PGR5-like protein 1A, chloroplastic — translation MASKLALTLTPHRFLNGHIQKPLVSFSSSTRVLSNGKQLCCRHRLFVLPIKAAADQQGQVEEDNVVDSKILPYCSIDKKEKKSLGEMEQEFLQALQAFYYEGKAIMSNEEFDNLKEELTWEGSSVVMLSSDEQKFLEASMAYVSGKPILSDEEFDDLKLGLKMEGSEIVVEGPRCSLRSRKVYSDLSVDYLKMVLLNVPATVVALGLFFFLDDLTGFEITYVLELPKPFSFIFTWFAAVPLIVWLAQSLTKLVVKDSLILKGLCPNCGTENVSFFGTILSISNGGTTNTLKCSNCGTPLEYNSKTRLITLPEGTQA, via the exons ATGGCTAGCAAATTGGCTTTAACTCTAACACCCCATCGTTTCCTAAATGGCCATATACAAAAACCACTggtttctttctcttcttctaccAGGGTTCTATCAAATGGAAAGCAGCTCTGTTGTCGACACAGATTGTTCGTACTTCCCATCAAGGCTGCTGCTGACCAACAAG GCCAGGTGGAAGAAGATAATGTTGTTGATAGTAAAATTCTGCCATACTGTAGTATAGACAAGAAAGAGAAGAAGTCATTGGGTGAAATGGAGCAAGAGTTTCTTCAAGCTCTGCAGGCATTCTATTATGAAGGAAAAGCTATTATGTCAAATGAGGAATTCGATAATCTCAAGGAAGAACTAACGTGGGAAGGAAGCAGTGTTGTTATGCTAA GTTCTGATGAGCAGAAATTTTTGGAAGCTTCAATGGCTTATGTATCTGGGAAACCAATTTTGAGTGATGAAGAATTTGATGATTTGAAGCTGGGGCTAAAG ATGGAAGGAAGCGAAATTGTGGTTGAGGGTCCACGATGCAGTCTCCGTAGTAGAAAG GTGTACAGTGACCTATCTGTTGACTATTTGAAGATGGTCCTCTTGAACGTCCCAGCGACTGTGGTTGCCCTGGGACT GTTTTTCTTCTTAGATGATCTGACTGGATTTGAAATAACATATGTTTTGGAG CTCCCAAAACCGTTCAGTTTCATTTTTACTTGGTTTGCTGCTGTGCCTTTGATAGTTTGGTTAGCTCAATCCCTCACAAAATTGGTTGTCAAAGACTCTCTAATCCTAAAA GGTCTTTGCCCGAACTGTGGTACTGAGAATGTCTCCTTCTTTGGCACCATACTATCCATCTCCAATGGTGGAACCACCAATACACTTAAATGTTCAAA TTGTGGAACCCCATTGGAGTATAATTCAAAAACACGGTTGATTACTTTGCCAGAAGGAACCCAAGCTTGA
- the LOC105765178 gene encoding uncharacterized protein LOC105765178, translating into MGSFFSLTLIILSWVSLLSTEAEAEGIRSARLLDLLIRDNIVKSFDKHLKTGTVQTVNLPANFSGIKVETARFRCGSLHRYGAQVKEFYLGKGVNVQPCAERVMVVRQNLGSNWSSIYYANYNLSGYQLVSPVLGLLAYNAGTDVSSGTPFEVGILARENNPIKINFSNVITNTTSSRRGIRPLCASFGGDGKVKLKNQVSPNVCVATRHGHFGLLIELPPSMPVRKRISRWKLAVGSSIGAALGAFLLGLLLVSMLVKVKKKARMEELERRAYEEEALQVSMVGHFRAPTASVTRTTPTIEHEYTPYPS; encoded by the coding sequence ATGGGCTCTTTTTTCTCTCTCACATTGATAATACTTTCATGGGTATCATTACTTTCAACGGAAGCTGAAGCTGAAGGGATCAGATCAGCTCGTCTTCTCGATCTTCTCATTAGGGACAACATAGTAAAGTCCTTTGACAAGCATTTGAAAACAGGCACTGTCCAAACTGTAAATTTACCTGCAAATTTCTCGGGCATCAAAGTTGAAACAGCAAGGTTTAGATGTGGGAGTCTCCACAGATATGGTGCTCAAGTTAAGGAATTTTATCTGGGAAAAGGTGTGAATGTGCAGCCATGTGCAGAAAGAGTCATGGTAGTAAGACAAAACTTGGGTTCTAATTGGTCATCCATATACTATGCTAACTATAATCTTTCAGGTTACCAGCTTGTGTCACCGGTATTAGGCCTCCTCGCTTATAATGCGGGCACCGATGTGAGTTCCGGCACCCCTTTCGAAGTTGGAATCCTCGCAAGGGAAAATAAcccaattaaaataaacttcagCAACGTTATTACAAACACTACATCGTCCAGGAGAGGAATCAGGCCATTGTGTGCTAGCTTTGGAGGGGATGGCAAAGTGAAATTGAAAAACCAAGTGTCACCCAATGTTTGTGTTGCGACCAGGCATGGTCATTTCGGTTTGCTCATCGAGTTACCGCCATCGATGCCTGTGAGGAAGAGGATTAGCAGGTGGAAATTGGCGGTGGGAAGCTCGATTGGAGCGGCATTGGGTGCTTTCCTGCTGGGATTGCTTTTGGTGTCGATGCTTGTTAAGGTGAAGAAGAAAGCGAGAATGGAGGAGTTGGAGAGGAGAGCGTATGAAGAAGAAGCACTTCAGGTTTCAATGGTGGGACATTTCAGGGCTCCAACAGCATCGGTTACTCGAACCACGCCTACAATTGAACATGAGTACACACCTTATCCTTCTTGA